A window of the Peromyscus leucopus breed LL Stock chromosome 22, UCI_PerLeu_2.1, whole genome shotgun sequence genome harbors these coding sequences:
- the Fosl2 gene encoding fos-related antigen 2 isoform X3, which yields MGFSGPSAHSAQEHEQEVSQPRGIGKKFRVDMPGSGSAFIPTINAITTSQDLQWMVQPTVITSMSNPYPRSHPYSPLPGLASVPGHMALPRPGVIKTIGTTVGRRRRDEQLSPEEEEKRRIRRERNKLAAAKCRNRRRELTEKLQAETEELEEEKSGLQKEIAELQKEKEKLEFMLVAHGPVCKISPEERRSPPTSGLQPIRGTGGAVVVKQEPLEEDSPSSSAVGMDKTQRSVIKPISIAGGGFYGEEPLHTPIVVTSTPAITPGTSNLVFTYPSVLEQESPASPSESCSKAHRRSSSSGDQSSDSLNSPTLLAL from the exons AAGTTCCGGGTAGATATGCCTGGCTCAGGCAGCGCCTTCATCCCTACCATCAATGCCATCACCACCAGCCAGGACCTGCAGTGGATGGTACAGCCCACAGTGATTACTTCCATGTCCAACCCTTATCCACGCTCACACCCCTACAGCCCCCTGCCGGGCCTGGCTTCTGTCCCTGGGCACATGGCTCTCCCTAGACCCGGCGTGATCAAGACCATCGGTACCACTGTGGGCCgcaggaggagagatgagcaG CTGTCTCCCGAGGAAGAGGAGAAGCGTCGAATCCGGAGGGAGAGGAACAAGCTGGCTGCCGCCAAGTGTCGGAACCGTCGCCGCGAGCTGACGGAGAAGCTGCAGGCG gAAACAGAGGAGCTGGAAGAGGAGAAGTCCGGTCTGCAGAAAGAGATCGCTGAGctacagaaggagaaggaaaagctgGAGTTCATGTTGGTGGCGCACGGCCCTGTGTGCAAAATCAGCCCCGAGGAGCGCCGGTCGCCCCCGACCTCCGGGCTGCAGCCCATCCGTGGTACGGGCGGCGCTGTGGTGGTGAAGCAGGAGCCACTGGAAGAGGACAGCCCTTCTTCCTCAGCGGTAGGGATGGACAAGACCCAGCGCTCTGTCATCAAGCCCATCAGCATTGCTGGGGGTGGTTTCTATGGGGAAGAGCCTCTGCACACTCCCATCGTGGTGACCTCCACACCTGCCATTACTCCAGGCACCTCAAACCTTGTCTTCACCTACCCCAGTGTCCTGGAGCAGGAGTCGCCTGCGTCACCCTCGGAGTCCTGCTCCAAGGCTCACCGCAGAAGCAGTAGCAGTGGGGACCAGTCGTCAGACTCCTTGAACTCCCCCACACTGCTGGCCCTGTAA